Proteins found in one Campylobacter concisus genomic segment:
- a CDS encoding UPF0323 family lipoprotein: MKHIKKIATYAAVGGFGAIVMAGLAGCGNNNGGDENALNEVAQKNGAFVIIEESAPGVYKILEEYPSTETRVVLKDINGTERVLSKDEIDKLLAQANANIDNGTSNLTKTSDAQLSSGGLSLGETILASAAGAILGSWIGSKLFGNQNFQATRQNSYKNPSAYTRSVDSFNKQKAANSAARSSGGKSGFFGGSSKSSSSSSSFGG, translated from the coding sequence ATGAAACACATTAAAAAGATAGCTACTTATGCTGCGGTAGGCGGATTTGGTGCGATCGTTATGGCTGGCCTTGCTGGTTGTGGCAATAACAATGGCGGTGATGAAAACGCACTAAACGAAGTTGCGCAAAAAAACGGCGCCTTTGTTATCATCGAAGAGAGTGCACCTGGAGTTTATAAAATTTTAGAAGAGTATCCAAGTACTGAAACTAGAGTTGTGTTAAAAGATATAAACGGCACTGAGCGTGTGCTAAGTAAAGACGAGATCGATAAACTCCTAGCTCAAGCAAACGCAAATATTGACAATGGCACTTCAAATTTAACAAAAACGAGTGACGCACAGCTAAGCAGTGGCGGTCTAAGCCTTGGCGAGACGATCCTTGCTTCAGCAGCTGGTGCGATACTTGGTAGCTGGATAGGCAGTAAGCTTTTTGGAAATCAAAATTTCCAAGCTACTCGTCAAAATTCTTACAAAAATCCAAGTGCATACACAAGAAGCGTTGATAGCTTTAATAAGCAAAAAGCAGCAAATTCTGCTGCAAGAAGCAGTGGCGGCAAGAGTGGATTTTTTGGTGGTAGCTCAAAATCAAGCTCTAGCTCATCAAGCTTTGGAGGCTAA
- a CDS encoding DNA-binding protein translates to MQKLAINEAAEILGITKEAVYNRIRRGSINTVIENGIKFVILDEKPSSEKATKSAPKSTKTKSQNDEFINYLLNELSELKSLNLNLQADKDRLFKEKEQMLIERKNEILQIYKDRDEKLMQFLNAMQRPLLAQKNDDMAKNEAIEAEIENESKWINLSEFLKELNLKPKATKKASEKIIKAIHHSKFIKFKRGVILVRRHKNLKELIGEI, encoded by the coding sequence GCATAACAAAAGAAGCAGTCTATAATAGAATCCGCCGTGGTTCGATAAATACAGTCATTGAAAATGGCATAAAATTTGTCATCCTTGATGAGAAACCAAGTAGCGAAAAAGCCACAAAATCCGCTCCAAAAAGCACAAAAACTAAATCCCAAAATGATGAGTTTATAAATTATTTGCTAAATGAGTTAAGCGAGCTAAAGAGCTTAAATTTAAACTTACAGGCTGATAAAGATAGGCTTTTTAAAGAAAAAGAGCAGATGCTAATCGAGCGAAAAAATGAAATTTTGCAAATTTATAAAGATAGAGATGAAAAGCTCATGCAGTTTCTAAATGCCATGCAAAGGCCACTTTTAGCACAAAAAAATGACGATATGGCAAAGAATGAAGCGATAGAGGCCGAGATAGAAAATGAGTCAAAATGGATAAATTTAAGTGAATTTTTAAAGGAGCTAAATCTAAAGCCAAAGGCAACGAAAAAAGCCAGTGAAAAGATAATAAAAGCGATACACCACTCAAAATTTATAAAATTTAAACGAGGTGTGATACTTGTTAGAAGACATAAAAATTTAAAAGAGTTGATAGGAGAGATATGA